A DNA window from Candidatus Eremiobacterota bacterium contains the following coding sequences:
- a CDS encoding rhomboid family intramembrane serine protease → MEESPLKRTSGPAPGMKGAGLSPPVDAEPSVTYALMGLCTVIFLFCQVPSYHALVAKALAPSSHAIWSGAYWGLLTSAFVHFALWHILFNMWWLKDFGALLEPTMGRMKYLIFIIFSAIVSSGAQLAFSGETGIGFSGVIYAMFGYILATRHQIPLYRRLVDKQTTMWLLGWLMLCVILTATNIWNVANAAHIAGLIFGCCTGSAFTVKAHKALCRAVLLLLLMVTVASVTYMPWSALWLYQSGNYAPAIKALSARIERDPENGSLSFMRGFSYYSLEDYRHALRDFDKAIERDPGNPDSYKHRGLSYYFLGEYRQAIRDFNRAIELDPGTACHYYNRGSCHEKLGEYRQSIADFNKAIELDPEDFYFSYDRGVSYYNLKEYRLAISDFSKAIKLVPMNPNSYETRGLCYYFLEEYMEAIKDFNRAIELNPNALESHYRRGLAFQILGNNKQALRDFDETIALKPSYGDAYYGRGISFEELNDSRQAIKNYNKAIALNPADSYAYYSRGISYQSMGDYRQAVNDFDKALELNPAEGDSYYRRGLAYSCLKDYGQAVRDLDKAIELNPESTDSYYQRGQIHKLAGSYRQSLSDFSKVIGMDAGHAGSYNRIAWLLATCPQKEHRNGAKAVSYATKACELKGWKNWSFLDTLAAAYAETGDFREAVRWESRALTSKSKTFTDADRVDCQKRLQLYREGKPYREK, encoded by the coding sequence ATGGAAGAATCACCACTTAAGCGGACTTCGGGACCAGCTCCCGGCATGAAGGGTGCCGGGCTTTCTCCCCCCGTTGATGCAGAGCCCTCGGTCACCTATGCACTCATGGGATTATGCACGGTGATCTTTCTCTTCTGCCAGGTCCCGTCTTATCATGCTCTCGTCGCGAAGGCCCTGGCGCCTTCCAGTCATGCCATCTGGTCAGGAGCATACTGGGGCCTTCTCACCTCTGCCTTCGTCCATTTTGCCTTATGGCACATATTATTCAACATGTGGTGGCTTAAGGATTTCGGCGCTCTTCTTGAGCCGACCATGGGAAGGATGAAATACCTCATATTCATCATTTTCTCCGCCATAGTAAGCTCCGGCGCCCAGCTCGCCTTTTCCGGTGAGACTGGTATTGGTTTCTCAGGCGTGATCTATGCCATGTTCGGCTACATCCTTGCGACCCGGCACCAGATTCCCCTTTATCGGCGCCTCGTCGATAAGCAGACGACTATGTGGCTTCTGGGATGGCTTATGCTCTGCGTGATTTTAACTGCCACCAATATCTGGAATGTAGCAAACGCCGCCCACATTGCCGGTCTTATCTTCGGCTGCTGCACCGGCAGCGCTTTCACCGTGAAGGCCCATAAAGCCCTCTGCAGGGCGGTGCTGCTCCTGCTCCTTATGGTCACCGTTGCCTCGGTTACCTACATGCCCTGGTCGGCTCTCTGGCTGTATCAATCCGGCAATTATGCCCCGGCAATCAAAGCCTTAAGCGCCCGGATCGAAAGAGATCCGGAAAACGGCTCCCTCTCCTTCATGCGCGGCTTTTCTTACTACTCTCTGGAGGATTACAGGCATGCACTCAGGGACTTCGACAAAGCCATCGAGCGGGATCCAGGGAATCCGGATTCCTATAAGCACCGCGGCCTCTCTTACTACTTTCTCGGGGAGTACAGGCAGGCAATCAGGGATTTCAACAGAGCCATTGAACTGGATCCGGGAACTGCCTGCCACTATTACAATCGCGGCAGCTGTCATGAGAAACTGGGGGAGTACAGGCAGTCCATAGCAGACTTCAACAAAGCTATTGAACTGGATCCGGAAGATTTTTATTTCTCTTATGATCGCGGTGTGTCTTACTATAATCTCAAAGAATACAGGTTGGCCATCAGCGATTTCAGCAAGGCCATCAAGCTGGTTCCAATGAATCCGAATTCTTACGAGACCCGCGGACTCTGCTACTACTTTCTCGAGGAGTATATGGAGGCAATCAAGGATTTCAACAGAGCCATTGAACTCAATCCAAATGCCTTGGAAAGCCATTACCGCCGAGGACTTGCCTTCCAGATCCTGGGCAACAACAAGCAGGCACTCAGAGACTTTGACGAAACCATTGCGCTGAAACCATCATATGGCGACGCTTATTATGGCCGCGGGATTTCATTCGAGGAACTCAATGATTCAAGGCAGGCCATCAAGAATTACAACAAAGCTATTGCGCTGAATCCTGCTGACAGCTATGCCTACTACAGCCGCGGGATTTCTTATCAGAGCATGGGGGATTACAGGCAAGCCGTCAATGACTTCGACAAGGCTCTCGAACTCAATCCGGCTGAAGGCGATTCTTATTACCGGCGCGGGCTTGCATATTCCTGCCTCAAGGATTACGGACAGGCCGTCAGGGACCTCGACAAGGCCATCGAACTGAATCCGGAATCCACTGACAGCTATTACCAGCGCGGCCAGATCCATAAGCTTGCGGGAAGTTATCGACAGTCGCTCAGTGACTTCAGCAAAGTGATAGGAATGGATGCCGGCCATGCAGGGAGCTACAACAGAATCGCGTGGCTATTGGCCACCTGCCCGCAGAAGGAGCACCGGAACGGCGCGAAAGCAGTCTCCTATGCCACGAAAGCCTGCGAGCTTAAAGGATGGAAGAACTGGTCATTCCTGGATACCCTGGCAGCGGCATACGCGGAGACAGGAGATTTCAGAGAAGCAGTCCGGTGGGAGAGCAGGGCTCTCACGTCCAAAAGCAAGACCTTCACTGACGCCGACAGGGTTGACTGCCAGAAAAGGCTTCAGCTTTATCGCGAGGGAAAACCTTACAGGGAGAAATAG
- a CDS encoding nitrilase-related carbon-nitrogen hydrolase: MSGDEQKKEVLAIRDAMIDKHVKMIKDAAKKGVKILCMQEIFAGPYFCAERHPRWYYLAEPIPGHTTEIMQGLAKKHGMIIIVPIYETVMTGVYYNSAAVIDNDGKILGIYRKNHIPEVPPGFSEKYYFKPGNLGYPVFRTEYGTIGVYICYDRHFPEGARLLGLHGADIIFNPSATVEGVSKYLWEIEQPAHAVANGYFVGAINRVGTEAPWNMGRFYGNSYFCSPRGKIIAQASPDKDELLVSDLDFDEVREVRNTWQFFRDRRPETYEDMVKLLP; encoded by the coding sequence ATGAGCGGCGATGAACAGAAAAAGGAAGTCCTCGCCATCAGGGACGCCATGATCGACAAGCATGTGAAGATGATTAAAGATGCGGCGAAAAAGGGAGTGAAAATCCTCTGCATGCAGGAGATCTTCGCAGGGCCCTACTTCTGTGCAGAGCGCCACCCGCGCTGGTATTACCTTGCCGAGCCGATCCCCGGCCATACGACTGAAATAATGCAGGGCCTGGCAAAGAAGCACGGCATGATCATCATCGTGCCCATCTACGAGACCGTGATGACAGGTGTTTACTACAACTCGGCGGCAGTGATAGATAATGACGGCAAGATCCTGGGCATCTACCGCAAGAACCATATCCCCGAGGTGCCGCCGGGCTTCAGCGAAAAATATTATTTCAAGCCGGGCAACCTGGGCTACCCCGTGTTCCGCACCGAGTACGGCACCATCGGCGTCTATATATGCTACGACAGGCACTTCCCCGAAGGGGCGCGCCTGCTGGGCCTCCATGGCGCTGACATCATCTTCAATCCCTCTGCGACAGTGGAAGGCGTGTCAAAATACCTCTGGGAGATCGAGCAGCCCGCCCATGCCGTGGCAAACGGCTACTTCGTGGGAGCCATCAACAGGGTCGGCACCGAGGCGCCCTGGAACATGGGGAGATTTTACGGGAACAGCTACTTCTGCAGCCCCAGGGGAAAAATAATCGCCCAGGCAAGCCCCGACAAGGACGAGCTCCTCGTGTCAGACCTCGATTTCGACGAGGTGAGAGAGGTGCGCAACACCTGGCAGTTCTTCAGGGACCGCCGTCCGGAAACCTATGAAGACATGGTAAAGCTGCTGCCCTGA
- a CDS encoding aldehyde ferredoxin oxidoreductase family protein, with the protein MGFGFHGKILVIDLAAEKTSLLTFNEEEVKKYFLGSGLAAEWLYERFDASLDALDERSSLLMFCGLLTGSPLPGTTKLSVCAKSPLTGIWNEATVGGHWPVELRKTGYDGLLITGRAREKVYLHITEEQVLFKPAGDLWGKDTFEVEKILRPSLDKKAKIATIGPAGENLSLISSIMFEPPISRVAARSGTGAVMGSKNLKAIVVLGSSGNRIKMAHPDELKVQLPGDVEEIRKNTVGLYNFGTSGGVEAVEHYGDLSIKNWQLGAWKEGAKKICGQTMQPMMLDHHHSCYGCPIRCGKIYRNDRLGLYGHGPEYETIGTLGALCLNDDPELLAEGNEWCNRYGIDTISTGNVIAFAIEAFEKGIINEKDTGGLTLRWGGESMVALVHKIGRNEGLGKILAQGVKRAAEAIGGNSAEFAVHTKGLEYPAHDPRGHVGMALHYATAGRGACHLDGLTYFLDRGIPAPDFGYTTPPNPHDSSDKPPIVFTLQNYLGTFNPLGMCKFLFLGRVGPKKIARWLKFACGWDFTMEDVQRTGERLFNLKRLYNVRLGISRKDDMLPPRLFAEAKPDGAAQGVLPDLGNMLYRYYQLRGWSRDGIPTPEKLKELELDSEVHHYRHR; encoded by the coding sequence GTGGGTTTCGGATTCCATGGGAAAATCCTGGTGATTGATCTTGCCGCAGAGAAGACATCGCTCCTCACCTTCAACGAGGAAGAGGTGAAGAAGTATTTCCTCGGCTCGGGCCTCGCGGCGGAGTGGCTCTACGAGCGCTTCGACGCTTCCCTTGACGCCCTTGACGAGAGAAGCTCCCTCCTCATGTTCTGCGGGCTTCTCACGGGGAGCCCCCTTCCCGGGACCACGAAGCTCTCTGTCTGCGCCAAATCGCCCCTCACGGGGATATGGAACGAGGCGACGGTCGGGGGCCACTGGCCGGTGGAGCTGAGAAAGACAGGGTATGACGGCCTCCTCATCACGGGAAGAGCGCGGGAGAAGGTGTACCTCCACATCACGGAAGAGCAGGTGCTCTTCAAGCCTGCCGGGGACCTCTGGGGAAAGGACACCTTCGAGGTCGAGAAGATCCTGAGGCCCTCTCTCGACAAAAAGGCAAAAATCGCCACCATCGGCCCCGCGGGGGAAAACCTCTCCCTCATCTCCAGCATCATGTTCGAGCCCCCCATAAGCAGGGTGGCCGCCCGGAGCGGCACAGGCGCCGTGATGGGCTCCAAAAACCTCAAGGCCATCGTGGTGCTGGGATCGTCGGGAAACAGGATAAAGATGGCCCACCCCGACGAGCTCAAGGTCCAGCTCCCCGGTGACGTGGAGGAGATAAGGAAAAACACCGTGGGCCTTTACAACTTCGGCACTTCCGGCGGCGTGGAGGCCGTAGAGCATTACGGCGACCTCTCCATCAAGAACTGGCAGCTCGGAGCCTGGAAAGAAGGGGCCAAAAAGATATGCGGCCAGACCATGCAGCCCATGATGCTGGACCATCACCATTCATGCTACGGCTGCCCCATAAGGTGCGGCAAAATATACCGGAATGACAGGCTCGGCCTTTACGGCCACGGGCCCGAGTACGAGACCATCGGGACCCTCGGGGCGCTTTGCCTCAATGACGATCCCGAGCTTCTGGCCGAGGGGAACGAGTGGTGCAACCGCTACGGCATCGACACCATCTCAACGGGAAATGTCATCGCCTTTGCCATTGAAGCCTTTGAAAAAGGCATCATCAATGAAAAGGACACGGGGGGCCTGACGCTCCGCTGGGGCGGAGAGAGCATGGTGGCCCTTGTCCACAAAATCGGCAGGAACGAAGGCCTCGGAAAGATCCTGGCCCAGGGCGTGAAGCGCGCCGCCGAGGCAATCGGGGGCAACTCGGCGGAATTCGCCGTCCACACCAAGGGCCTCGAGTACCCCGCCCATGATCCCCGGGGCCACGTGGGAATGGCCCTCCACTATGCCACTGCCGGAAGAGGGGCCTGCCACCTTGACGGCCTCACCTATTTCCTGGACAGGGGCATCCCCGCCCCTGACTTCGGCTACACGACGCCTCCCAATCCCCACGACTCGAGCGACAAGCCGCCCATCGTCTTCACCCTCCAGAACTACCTGGGCACCTTCAACCCCCTGGGGATGTGCAAGTTCCTCTTCCTGGGGCGCGTGGGGCCGAAAAAGATTGCCCGGTGGCTGAAGTTCGCCTGCGGGTGGGATTTCACGATGGAGGACGTGCAGAGGACCGGCGAGAGGCTCTTCAACCTTAAAAGGCTTTACAACGTGAGGCTGGGCATCAGCAGGAAGGATGACATGCTTCCGCCAAGGCTCTTTGCCGAGGCAAAGCCCGACGGAGCAGCACAAGGCGTGCTCCCCGACCTGGGAAATATGCTCTACCGCTATTACCAGCTCAGGGGATGGAGCAGGGACGGCATCCCCACGCCTGAGAAGCTGAAGGAACTGGAGCTTGACAGTGAAGTACACCATTACCGCCATCGCTAA
- the hydA gene encoding dihydropyrimidinase encodes METVIKNGTIVTAQDIYKGDVGIAKGKIALIADSITAKKGTEVIDAKGMYVMPGGIDMHVHLELPFCGTVSRDDFENGTKAAACGGLTTLIDYGIQQKGHSLLEAISARRKCADGRVSIDYSLHGGITDWALARHEMDQAIKLGVPSFKMFMVYRNEGWMADDGDLLQALEATARNGGLVMTHSENDYIIQALLKEHGPRAKELGAYGHALTRPDYSEIEAIVRVVKLAEVTGGRLFIVHMSTGGGADAVKAGQDRGVKVHAETCPQYLLLDDSLFKKKDGHLYATCPQIRKKPDIERLWIAVQRHTVEVIGTDTCTFDKAQKSMWKGDFRKIPYGMPGVETVIPLMHTYGVVKKKFTLPRLVQLCSTNPAKIFGLYPRKGTIAPGSDADITIFDPRKEGTIHCKGMQTNCDWSPFEGYKLKGYPACTLVRGKVVAKNGKFVGEKGYGQFIARKPFGELA; translated from the coding sequence GTGGAGACTGTGATAAAGAACGGGACCATCGTCACGGCGCAGGACATTTACAAGGGTGATGTGGGGATAGCCAAGGGGAAAATCGCCCTCATCGCCGACTCTATCACTGCAAAAAAAGGGACCGAGGTCATCGATGCGAAGGGCATGTACGTGATGCCGGGCGGCATCGACATGCATGTGCACCTTGAGCTTCCCTTCTGCGGCACTGTGAGCAGGGACGACTTCGAAAACGGTACGAAGGCGGCTGCCTGCGGAGGCCTCACGACGCTCATTGATTACGGGATCCAGCAGAAAGGCCACTCGCTGCTGGAAGCCATCTCGGCGCGCAGGAAGTGCGCCGACGGGCGGGTCTCTATCGACTACTCCCTCCACGGCGGCATCACCGACTGGGCCCTGGCGCGTCATGAGATGGACCAGGCGATCAAGCTCGGCGTCCCCTCCTTCAAGATGTTCATGGTATACCGGAACGAGGGATGGATGGCCGATGACGGCGACCTCCTCCAGGCCCTCGAGGCCACGGCCCGCAACGGCGGCCTTGTCATGACCCACTCGGAAAACGATTATATCATCCAGGCCCTCCTGAAGGAGCACGGCCCCAGGGCTAAGGAGCTCGGCGCTTACGGCCATGCCCTCACCAGGCCCGACTACTCGGAGATTGAGGCCATAGTCCGCGTGGTGAAGCTTGCCGAGGTAACAGGGGGACGCCTCTTTATAGTCCACATGTCCACGGGGGGCGGCGCCGACGCCGTCAAGGCGGGCCAGGACAGGGGCGTCAAGGTCCATGCCGAGACATGCCCCCAGTACCTCCTCCTGGATGACTCCCTCTTCAAGAAAAAAGACGGCCATCTCTACGCCACGTGCCCCCAGATCCGCAAGAAGCCTGACATCGAAAGGCTCTGGATAGCCGTACAGCGTCATACCGTTGAAGTCATCGGCACCGACACCTGCACCTTTGACAAGGCGCAGAAATCAATGTGGAAGGGCGATTTCCGCAAGATCCCCTACGGCATGCCCGGCGTGGAGACCGTCATCCCCCTGATGCACACCTACGGCGTGGTAAAGAAGAAATTCACGCTGCCGAGGCTTGTGCAGCTCTGCAGCACCAACCCTGCAAAGATTTTCGGCCTCTACCCGAGGAAGGGAACCATTGCGCCCGGATCCGATGCCGACATCACCATATTCGATCCCCGCAAGGAGGGCACGATCCACTGCAAGGGGATGCAGACCAACTGTGACTGGTCACCCTTTGAAGGGTACAAGCTCAAGGGGTACCCGGCCTGCACCCTTGTAAGGGGAAAAGTGGTGGCAAAAAACGGCAAATTCGTCGGTGAAAAAGGCTACGGTCAGTTCATCGCCAGGAAGCCCTTCGGAGAGCTGGCGTGA
- a CDS encoding aspartate aminotransferase family protein has translation MLETKLSREEIKKMREEYLLPSTMTYFKEPIAIVRGEMQYVFDDEGKKYLDAFGAVVTISVGHCHPDVVAAVIEQTKTLQHMTTLYYHPIIVLYAKKLAEKSPGDLKVSFFTNSGCEANELAAILAKNYTKTHEFIALTHSFHGRTLMAMALTGQSLWRHSIPYAYGVSHAPAAYCYRCPYDLTYPSCKVTCARQVEQIVKYSTTGKIAAFIAEPMQGFGGVTLPPKEYFPIIYEIVKKYGGLFISDEVQTGFGRTGRKFFGIEQWGVQPDIITMAKGIGNGIPLGGVITTKDVAESMRGKVHFNTYAGNPVSMTQGLKVLEVIDKYNYSENAFQMGNLLIEGLNALKAKHHIIGDVRGMGLMIGVELVRNRATKEPASTELLEVMDKCKERGLLIGKGGMAGNVFRIKPPMCITRDDVEFILKTLDEVLGDYKY, from the coding sequence ATGTTAGAGACAAAGCTCAGCAGGGAAGAAATCAAAAAGATGCGCGAGGAGTATCTTCTCCCGAGCACCATGACGTATTTCAAAGAGCCCATCGCCATTGTGAGGGGGGAGATGCAGTACGTCTTTGATGACGAGGGGAAAAAATACCTCGATGCCTTCGGCGCCGTGGTCACCATAAGCGTGGGCCACTGCCACCCCGACGTGGTTGCCGCCGTCATCGAGCAGACCAAGACCCTCCAGCACATGACGACCCTTTACTATCATCCCATTATCGTGCTCTACGCCAAGAAACTGGCAGAGAAGAGCCCCGGCGACCTCAAGGTGAGCTTCTTCACCAACAGCGGCTGCGAAGCCAATGAGCTCGCGGCTATCCTGGCGAAGAACTACACCAAGACCCACGAGTTCATAGCCCTCACCCATTCCTTCCATGGCAGGACCCTCATGGCCATGGCCCTCACCGGGCAGTCCCTCTGGCGCCACAGCATCCCCTATGCCTACGGCGTGAGCCATGCCCCTGCAGCTTACTGCTACCGATGCCCTTATGACCTCACCTACCCTTCCTGCAAGGTCACCTGCGCCCGCCAGGTGGAGCAGATCGTCAAGTACTCCACAACCGGCAAGATAGCGGCCTTCATTGCCGAGCCCATGCAGGGCTTCGGCGGCGTGACCCTTCCTCCCAAGGAATATTTTCCCATAATCTACGAGATAGTGAAAAAATACGGCGGCCTCTTTATCTCCGACGAGGTGCAGACAGGCTTCGGGCGCACGGGCCGCAAGTTCTTCGGCATCGAGCAGTGGGGCGTGCAGCCTGATATCATCACCATGGCCAAGGGAATCGGCAACGGCATCCCCCTGGGGGGGGTCATCACCACCAAGGACGTAGCCGAATCCATGCGCGGCAAGGTCCATTTCAACACTTACGCGGGGAACCCCGTCTCAATGACTCAGGGATTGAAGGTCCTTGAAGTCATTGACAAGTACAATTACTCTGAGAACGCCTTCCAGATGGGCAATCTCCTCATTGAGGGCCTCAACGCGCTTAAGGCAAAGCACCACATCATAGGCGACGTGAGAGGCATGGGCCTCATGATAGGAGTGGAGCTCGTGCGCAACCGCGCGACCAAGGAGCCGGCCTCGACGGAGCTCCTGGAGGTCATGGACAAGTGCAAAGAGAGAGGCCTCCTCATCGGCAAGGGAGGAATGGCCGGCAACGTCTTCAGGATCAAGCCCCCCATGTGCATCACCAGGGACGACGTGGAGTTCATACTGAAGACCCTCGACGAGGTGCTCGGCGACTATAAATATTAA
- a CDS encoding FAD-dependent oxidoreductase, with amino-acid sequence MHAGVLLEMTKTLDFGQAVAEANRCLLCHDPPCSKGCPAGTDPGTFIRKLRMRNITGAIRTIKTNNILGGSCGILCPTCRLCEKECSATGIDRPIQIGQLQRFLVEHSYDIGFKVFPKQAPSGKKVAVVGSGPAGLSCAAELAKAGFAVTIFEKLAEPGGVMRYGVPTHRFDGTLLTREIGDIKDLGVTIKCSSPLEGEAGAEKLLEQGFEAVFLAPGLWGPVSLREGQGAAKGVLSSVEFLKSRRENGAAPDLLKGKAVAIIGGGSVAMDCAESALIMGARDVYLVYRRSFTQMPAEDAEKINALASGIHFILLAQPLDYVTDGAGALKALKIIRTRLGEPDASGRQKPVDIPGSEWLLEVDTCIEAIGQEPEKDSPLWYPSVKVSGKKLITADSATGKTSAKRIYAGGDVVRGPGLIVEAVNDGKTAAKAIIADLGSEV; translated from the coding sequence ATGCACGCAGGCGTGCTGCTGGAAATGACAAAGACTCTTGATTTCGGGCAGGCCGTGGCGGAGGCCAACAGGTGCCTTCTCTGCCACGATCCCCCCTGCTCGAAAGGGTGCCCTGCCGGCACTGACCCGGGGACCTTCATCAGGAAGCTCAGGATGAGGAACATCACGGGAGCCATCAGAACCATCAAGACCAACAATATCCTGGGGGGATCATGCGGCATCCTCTGCCCCACGTGCCGGCTCTGCGAAAAGGAGTGCAGCGCCACCGGCATTGACAGGCCCATCCAGATAGGGCAACTCCAGAGGTTCCTCGTGGAGCACTCCTATGATATCGGCTTCAAAGTCTTCCCGAAGCAGGCGCCTTCCGGGAAAAAGGTGGCCGTCGTGGGCTCGGGGCCCGCAGGCCTGAGCTGTGCTGCCGAGCTTGCAAAAGCGGGCTTTGCAGTCACCATCTTCGAGAAGCTCGCCGAGCCCGGCGGCGTGATGAGGTACGGCGTGCCCACCCACCGCTTTGACGGCACCCTTCTCACCAGGGAGATAGGAGATATCAAGGATCTCGGCGTGACCATCAAATGCAGCTCGCCGCTTGAAGGAGAGGCCGGGGCGGAGAAGCTCCTGGAGCAGGGGTTTGAAGCCGTCTTCCTGGCGCCGGGCCTCTGGGGGCCCGTGAGCCTCAGGGAAGGCCAGGGAGCCGCAAAGGGAGTCCTCTCCTCGGTGGAGTTCCTGAAGAGCAGGAGGGAGAACGGCGCCGCCCCGGACTTGCTGAAAGGCAAAGCCGTGGCCATCATCGGCGGCGGCTCGGTGGCCATGGACTGCGCAGAGTCGGCCCTCATCATGGGCGCCCGCGACGTGTACCTCGTGTACCGCCGCTCCTTCACGCAGATGCCTGCAGAAGACGCTGAAAAGATAAATGCCCTGGCAAGCGGCATCCATTTTATTCTACTGGCCCAGCCCCTTGACTATGTCACTGATGGAGCGGGAGCCCTCAAGGCGCTGAAGATCATCAGGACGCGCCTGGGCGAGCCCGATGCCTCGGGAAGGCAGAAGCCCGTCGATATCCCCGGCTCCGAATGGCTCCTGGAAGTGGACACATGTATCGAGGCCATCGGCCAGGAGCCTGAAAAGGATTCTCCCCTGTGGTATCCCTCCGTCAAGGTCAGCGGCAAAAAGCTCATCACCGCTGACAGCGCCACAGGGAAAACATCGGCGAAGCGGATATACGCGGGGGGCGATGTTGTAAGGGGACCGGGCCTTATAGTGGAGGCAGTCAACGACGGCAAGACCGCAGCAAAGGCCATCATAGCTGACCTGGGAAGCGAGGTGTAA
- the preA gene encoding NAD-dependent dihydropyrimidine dehydrogenase subunit PreA → MSTADLSIDFCGVKFLNPFMLSSSPVANCAEMVGRSFDAGWGGVSYKTMVTDRIPIIHPSPRMQGYDYGDKKLVGLQNVEQTSDRGLKANLLDIMYLKKHWPRHIVMASIMGFSNQEWADLARACTDAGADLLELNFSCPHMTVEGSGAKVGQCEHLVETFTETVRKVTKLPLVAKMTPNITDITIPALYAKKGGADGIAAINTVAGISQIGIDDMVIKPNVFGKGAMSGFSGPAVKPIGLKMIATLALNRELCLPLSGMGGIETWIDALEYLLVGASTLQVTTGIIHYGYRIVEDMIEGLSDYMATRGIKNIKELVGKGLKNICEPDKFDLTRQGIARYDLDRCCGCGQCYRVCHDAGGQALEWDVEKRRPSLDEDKCLSCMVCSFVCPVHDLITYKEMPQGWKRKETVTLGKEMEKVG, encoded by the coding sequence ATGAGCACGGCTGATCTCTCAATTGATTTCTGCGGCGTGAAGTTCCTGAATCCCTTCATGCTCTCCTCATCGCCGGTGGCGAACTGCGCCGAGATGGTGGGGCGCTCCTTCGATGCCGGGTGGGGCGGCGTATCCTACAAGACCATGGTGACCGACAGGATCCCCATCATCCATCCCTCGCCAAGGATGCAAGGCTATGACTACGGCGACAAGAAGCTCGTGGGCCTCCAGAACGTGGAGCAGACAAGCGACAGGGGCCTCAAGGCGAACCTCCTGGATATCATGTACCTGAAGAAGCACTGGCCCCGCCACATCGTCATGGCGAGCATAATGGGCTTCTCCAACCAGGAGTGGGCAGACCTTGCCAGGGCCTGCACCGACGCGGGCGCCGACCTTCTGGAGCTCAACTTCTCGTGCCCCCACATGACTGTGGAAGGCTCGGGGGCAAAGGTAGGCCAGTGCGAGCACCTCGTGGAAACATTCACGGAGACGGTGAGGAAGGTGACGAAGCTCCCCCTCGTGGCCAAGATGACGCCCAACATCACCGACATCACCATCCCCGCCCTCTATGCGAAAAAGGGTGGCGCCGACGGGATTGCCGCCATCAACACCGTGGCAGGCATATCGCAGATAGGCATTGATGACATGGTCATAAAGCCCAACGTCTTCGGGAAAGGCGCAATGAGCGGCTTCTCGGGACCTGCAGTGAAGCCCATAGGGCTGAAGATGATCGCCACTCTGGCCCTCAACAGGGAGCTTTGCCTGCCCCTCTCGGGAATGGGCGGCATAGAGACTTGGATTGACGCCCTGGAATACCTGCTGGTGGGAGCCTCGACCCTGCAGGTCACGACGGGGATCATTCATTACGGCTACCGCATAGTCGAGGATATGATAGAAGGGCTTTCCGACTATATGGCGACACGGGGGATAAAAAACATAAAAGAGCTTGTGGGAAAAGGCCTCAAGAACATCTGCGAGCCCGACAAGTTTGACCTCACCAGGCAGGGAATCGCCAGGTACGACCTTGATCGCTGCTGCGGCTGCGGCCAGTGCTACAGAGTGTGCCACGACGCCGGCGGCCAGGCCCTCGAGTGGGACGTCGAAAAAAGAAGGCCCTCACTTGACGAGGACAAGTGCCTGAGCTGCATGGTCTGCAGCTTCGTCTGCCCTGTCCACGACCTCATCACCTACAAGGAGATGCCCCAGGGGTGGAAGCGCAAGGAGACCGTCACGCTGGGGAAAGAGATGGAGAAAGTGGGGTAG